The window ATTCAAGTTTTATTATTCcaattattattgatttaaatcTACTTGCTGGCTGGGTGAGAAAGCAATTCTTATCCCACACAagttgaagagaacctgtcaggacAGCTGTTACTTGGCACAGCCAAAGCTCCCAGCAATTACCTATGGCTGTCATTGCCAACTCCTGTATAAAGTGCTAGACCCAGGCAGAGAACACCTCATGGCATCTTACACAGTGACGTGTCACTGTCAAAGCACTGCTTTTGGGAATTAATCAGTGTGAGCTTTAGCTGTGGCAGATAGCATCTAGTCTACTAGGTTTTTCTGTAACAATCTGTCATTTATAAGTCAGGGCTCTGTAGTAATGCCCAGTGTAGCTACAATGTTCAGTCTGTTAGCTTACATACAGTGAGTGATTGTAGTAATTGATTGTACCAACCAATAATCACTTGTGTAACTTGTGTTCATTTGTAATGTCGGGTTCATTCATACCCAATAAAACTGTTGCCAAAGATGAGTAATAATGTTGTTCATGGAATCCTTTTTCCCCAGGTAAGTGGAAACATCTGACTGAGCACTCGGGTTTATAACACTATTATTCTGCCTCTTCATTTCTAGCTCACAAGTCAGATGTGTtgtaaacatgaaaatgtttttggtgaatCGGAAGTCCCCACATTTTCGTTCGGTGTAAACAGTGTCACTTTCTCTGTACATCCATGTTTTGCGTAATAAAGTTTCTGTTTATTCAGAATGTGTTCACTCATGTTTGTCCATTATTGTTCTCTAGTCTGACAGCATGATGGTGTTGTAGTGCAGGGACTAATATAAATGACTAGCCTGTTCTGTACAACACCGTGGAACATACCCAGTCTATAAACATACAGTAATAGTGTGTTACAGCGGTGGGGACATTAggtacagagactgatgagaAATTGGAGAGAATGCCCCCATAAGGCATGAGACTCCCTCACATCATGCTGGCAGCAGACagaagtaaaacaattaaaaaccgGTGGACAATTTTTAATGACTAAGTTATATtcacacataaaaatacaaaaatcagaatctacccaaaattaaaaatgaatagatttGTAGCCTTTTAAAGCTGGATTACCATTGGGAGCGTGTTCCTGCATTTGTTTAAGGAGCCTGGTAATGTAGAGCCAACTAACAGCGCAGGTTTTAATGACCTGcacgttttattttttgttcatggcAGCACTTTGATGCACAGATGATAAATATGACACTGCAGTATACTGTGTATTGTGCATTACCATGTGCTGCATAATTGTGGTGAAATCCATGTTTTATCATGTATTACCTTAGACATGTGAATTAATCTATTTAAGATTTCAACATCTTGCATATTATTTAGCCAACTCAGAACATATATTTCTAGGTATTAAACCGCAGTATGATCTATAATCAGTATGATCATTTTCCTATTCGTTTGAACTTCCTGCGCATGAACTCTTAGTTCCTGGGTCTACATACCTGCTGAGAGCTTTATAAGGGACTTTTATTATCGGGGCTggatgtttatttataatatggaGAGATGTTAACACCCAGGTGGACAAGAATCAAGCCAGTACATTGGCAAGCAGATTACCTGGATTTTCCAAGCATTAGAAATCAGAGTAAGAGTTGGACTCAACAAATTACTGATATATCACATAGGATGGCCATTTATTGTTAACTatccaatacaaaagaaaaaagtccttCACATAAGGAAACCTGGATATTTAGTTATTTAATATCACATCCCAGGCAGTAAACTCATGTCAGTAAAATGGCTATGAAGCTGAGTGTGACGGTCCATTGATGTTATAACTCTGGTGAAAATTTAGTCTGTCATTGAAGGTGATTAGATTGTCTGGCCCTGTTACAAAACTTTTCTCTATGTGCGTGTTGAATCCATTGTTTCTGTACATGCCACATTTTGTAGCTGCTTCTGAAAACTTATCGGAAACTCCTTTAAACGTTGTCTATAAGTAGagagaaacataaaatatttattagttgcTTTGtcatagaaaacatgaaaaaaggttgaTCTGCAGCAATGGAAGTAAGGCAACATGTACAGGTTGTATAATTAAAACCCGAGGCACGCACTCATCTCCAGTGTGTACAGCATGCCCCTGGCTTTGTTTGGCAATCCACCATGGTGGATCGTTAAATGACTGATTAGGGATAATTGTTGTCATTTCTTATGGGGAAGGACAAAGTTAGGTGTCTCCTGCTTGTTCTCCCCCACCCTATAGAACCGAACAGCTCTGTTTGCACAGTGCTCGTTTGTACCAGTGTTGTTGAAAATGATCATGGAAGATAGTTTTGCGATCAAAGCGACATAAATTTGATGTCTGTACTATTAATGAAATATACTTTGAATATTAATGCAATCTTGCAGGTTCCATGACCAGTTAATTACAAACTCGTGGTTTAAAAGCACTGTTAGAACAAACTACGTTGCTACTTTACCCTCAATCATTATTTGGACAATAAAGCGGCTCAGAAAATAATAGCTTTTTATActgaattttcattaaaaaaaaatgctattattattacttttaaaagtgaaaatttttGAAATTGCAACAAAAACCAAAGTGTTAGTGAGTGCAGCTTCCTACAGCTTAAAAAGGCATTTAGGAATTTTACAGGAACAGGCTTGACAAACCACAACAAACACAGAAGAAACATTTCTAAGATCCATCACCTTGCATAAAACATTAACTGCCTCACAACAAAGGCAACAGATGCCAGCACAATCTTaagctaaatatttaaatgaaaaaaatgtttttgtatatagttAACTAAgctatatactgtactgtatatattgttcATTTGTCCTGTTCTGTAATgttcacaaataaatatatatccaaaaacaTAGGACTTGAAATATCCACTACAGTCACACTGATGTTTCTGAATTAAAAAGAAGGGAAAGTACCTGAAAGTCAGCGATCTTTTAGGAGCTCTTTTTGAAGACAATGCCTGGTACTTCCTATCTAAATTGCAGTTATAGAGCCTTATGGTCTTTTGTGCCTACCAACAGCCTGGGTCATATATTGGTAATTCGGCTGCTTTTAAAGCTTGTGTCCTACATTCACAAGTCTTTGTGGCTGCACCATTCCCGCCCTTTACATATAGAGAATTTTAAGGTTGACCCAGTGTGGCCTTCTGCTGCTGAAGACCATCCTCTAAaacagtagtcgccaaccttttcggactcaCGGATGACTAAATTTACctgcgcggggagctgggtgtcactcaaaggggaagaaactttacCCATAGTGACGGTATGaggccagaacccgcccactcccatcgcaggtccagagacacaacccacccatctccccgagcctgcgatccatacgggggacgtGATCAAGAACCCCGCTTGGGGAGGCGCACCAGCCAGTGCCGCTGCCCACCAGCTGGCGACCGCTGCTTCAAAATGTTCTACATGTGTTTTCACAGAAGGCTTTCTGTATATGAATGCTTTAAAGAGTTGCTGAGGTTTTCATGCCAACTTGAACCATTCCAActattctcctctgacctctctCAATAACAAGGTGTATTACACAAAGAGCTTCCATTCGCTAATAAACTATAAGTATGCATTTTTACACTGGCTTTGCATAAGGCGTAGGTAAATGTAAGCATCACTAAGGTTGTTGAGTTGGAATTGGAAATAGCTATGTTATACGACATGAGAGCCAGGCAATAGCATTCTTGACTGTACAGGGTATAACAGCTGGCCACAAATCAGTGCACCTATTCATAGTACACCACAGAAAGCATTTCTACTGGGCTTGGGCATTGCATTGGGTTGATAATGGTTGGAAAAATGCCACCTACTGTGCATCCATGAAAAGCAGCACTCAACAACTTTGCAACACAGTGACTACTGCAATGAAGCAAACCCGTACTGAGAAACATTTTGGCTGCCGCTGCTGATTTTTTGAAGATTTGTTTGGATGATTTAATGGCATCAGTGTGTTATGAGTTTCTGACTTGAAGATAAGAGTTCTGACTTCAATCCAAATTTCTTAATACGCAGGTGTTTCCTGGTCAGCGTCTTAAGGGGTTTTTATTTTCTGCCCACTgagtatatctatataaatataaaattgtatgtatgtgtgaatgtatgttccaccatcactcgaaaacgcatggagacatttcaacaaaacttgctatacatattaCTGAGAcgcatgtgagtgcaccagtcatctttgtacagcgctgtgctttatgtcagagctatatttggatgtatgtgtgtatgtcatcaatcggaaacgcatcgacacattttaaccaaactgtgctagacatatgactcagactcgtgagtgcaccgctgatctttgtacagcgctgtgctatatgtcagagctatatttggatggatgtatgtgttatatatatagatgtgtgtatgtgatcactaggaaacgcatggagatatttcaaccaaacttgctatgttccaccatcactcagaaatgcatcgaCATATTTCAACCATGAGAccctatattatactataatagtataaaataagattgcaataaagaaatacctgggcaacgccgtgtaatcagctagtatacaataaaataatctgtAGCTTACCGGCATCTCATGAACAGTGGGTGGCTTACTGCCATATGTCTGATTTGTGGTCCTGTATAGAGGGTTAACAGGTTTGGTtctgaaaaagattaaaaatcatTAGATCTGGTCTGTTTTTACGACATGCTTGTTAATAGTAATTAAGTTTATCATATgggacattattttattttccagaacACTTTTCTGCACTAGTCATATGCTCATGCTAATTAAAATACCCGAAGTAGAATACCATGTCTAACCCTGTCATATTTTACGAACGAGATCTGCATTTTCAACCCTTTTAACACAGAAGAACCTTCATAGTATACTAGTGTTAACAGTAAGTTCTAGATATTAAAGTCAATAAATGATACTAATGGCCAGAAAATAAATGTAGCCAGTGAAAATTGTAGTATACACTTACATGATAATCAGTAAAGAAATGCCCATCTACATACACACTTAGTGAAAAAAGTACCCCTTACATCACTGATCAGAAAGGACAAGATCTATTTTATTGGTAGTAAGTAAAATGATCTGTTATATTGGTGGTTTTTTGAGAATATAGTATTATTAATGGAGGTATATAGGTAAACAATAGTGTCTCTTATAACCCTTCACCAGACACCGCATTCCAATATAAATTCAACAGCAAAAACCATTGTTTCCCAAAGGGTTAAAAAGAATTAAGGGACTTAAACGGCATCCAAATTTACATTGcgttaaaatgccagcaaactttaataatttcaatatctaaaaacaaagtaaaaatacaaaatgtttaaaagcacTTTATGGGTCTATAGCCTTCATTTGGTCTCAATTCTGTAAAtctcgacacgtttcacagatttaTATGACTGCTTTATCAGGAGTAAAAAAGACATTCAAAGAATTATTCCATCCTGGTCTATTAGTTGAGATATGAAAAGATGGGAAACTTGAGGAAGTATCTCACTACCTTCTGCTGTGTGCGTCTGCTAAGTGTTGTAGTATGTGCCCCAGCAAATAagtttcctccatttttttttaattcacgtCTCTATTACTTTTGAGGAAGCGGGCATAAAGTTCCGAAAATGTCTCgacatttacagaaatatgaccAGTTGAAACCTATGGACccataaagtgtttttaaagaagttttgtatttattttgtttttagatattcAAATTAATACTCAAAGTTAGCTgacattttattgcaatgtatATATGGATGCTGTTAAAGTCCCTTAATTTTCTTTTCCccatttaggaaaataaatgtttttgctgttgtAGGTTTATAGGTAGCCAATAGAGAAGGCACTTCTTTTAGAGGTGATCATTAGACAGGTAGTCAATTGAGTAGGGCCTTCCTATAAAGTAGGTCAGTAAAGAAGGGCCATCTCATGGAGATAGTTCTTGAAGGCCTTCTTTTAGAGGTAGTCACTTCTAGAAACGCCTCCTCATGAAGGTGGTATTGGGGAGGAGCAATGTTTCATATCAGGTTAATAGAAAAGGGCCTCATAGAGGGAAAGAGAGACGATGGAGAGCTGATTTCTTAGACCAGCggataataa is drawn from Pyxicephalus adspersus chromosome Z, UCB_Pads_2.0, whole genome shotgun sequence and contains these coding sequences:
- the PIERCE1 gene encoding piercer of microtubule wall 1 protein produces the protein MAGNPSPQISSETTYPQTSDFYRVQPDLPAKFNRPEMWGKGYRTKPVNPLYRTTNQTYGSKPPTVHEMPTTFKGVSDKFSEAATKCGMYRNNGFNTHIEKSFVTGPDNLITFNDRLNFHQSYNINGPSHSAS